One genomic region from Diabrotica undecimpunctata isolate CICGRU chromosome 9, icDiaUnde3, whole genome shotgun sequence encodes:
- the LOC140451085 gene encoding E3 SUMO-protein ligase ZBED1-like, which translates to MLGDIFKHWKIENKIIAVVSDNGSNIKSAISNYLQIFHLPCVAHTLNLIVTKSLTDVAELNDILKKCRALVNHFKHSSLACDKLRSVQEQMGLPNLKVKQEVVTRWNSCFHMLQRLLEIKNPLCVAVANLSKPPEFLNADDWEVINDCIKVLKQADDITRLLSSENYPTVSLLIPIIRGIQFALQNTTVVTNVGDSLKLKLLQTIHQRLGSFESSKTIAKATFLDPRFKKDGFGNEENANNAEKWVTDEIKLILSKKTESTASPQLKTNSDQTNQPSTEILNIWTHFDRKVSEKRHFSNSTTTAIIMIRQYLELPLQERNKNPLEFWTKHQILLPELSDNRQAFYVKHSVNGTYNPVSVVKKGRPNVLTVSALKQKYIEPIRIAKKKLENVRSLLPYIPSVYHPFYKSLQEDVSPDVADEVAELVD; encoded by the exons ATGTTGGGTGATATTTTTAAGCATtggaaaattgaaaataaaattatagcgGTTGTTTCCGATAACGGGTCGAATATTAAAAGTGCTATTTCgaattatttacaaatttttcaTTTACCATGTGTTGCTCATACATTGAATTTAATAGTGACAAAGAGTTTGACGGATGTTGCAGAATTAAATGACATATTAAAGAAATGTAGGGCGCTTGTGAACCATTTTAAACATAGTAGTCTGGCATGTGATAAACTTAGATCCGTTCAAGAACAGATGGGATTACCTAATTTAAAGGTGAAACAGGAGGTTGTTACAAGATGGAATTCTTGTTTCCATATGCTACAAAGACTTTTGGAAATAAAGAACCCATTGTGTGTTGCAGTAGCAAACTTGTCAAAACCACCTGAATTTCTTAATGCAGATGACTGGGAAGTTATTAATGATTGTATAAAAGTGTTAAAACAAGCAGATGATATAACAAGACTATTATCTAGTGAAAATTACCCTACAGTGTCTTTGTTAATACCAATAATTCGAGGAATACAGTTTGCGCTACAAAATACCACGGTTGTAACAAATGTTGGAGATtctcttaaattaaaattgttacaAACAATCCACCAACGTTTGGGTAGTTTTGAGTCAAGTAAAACTATTGCCAAAGCTACATTTCTTGACCCAAGATTTAAAAAAGATGGATTCGGCAATGAAGAGAACGCTAATAATGCAGAAAAGTGGGTGACCGACGAAATTAAATTAATTCTAAGTAAAAAAACAGAGTCAACTGCTTCGCCTCAGTTGAAAACTAACTCAGATCAGACAAATCAACCCTCTACAGAAATCCTAAATATATGGACTCATTTTGACAGAAAGGTATCAGAAAAACGACATTTTTCAAATTCCACTACCACTGCCATCATTATGATTAGGCAGTATTTAGAATTGCCATTACAAGAAAGGAACAAAAACCCTTTAGAATTTTggacaaaacatcaaatactttTACCAGAATT GAGTGATAACAGACAAGCATTTTACGTTAAACATTCTGTGAATGGTACCTACAACCCCGTTAGTGTTGTCAAGAAGGGACGTCCTAATGTGCTTACTGTATCTGCTTTAAAACAGAAGTATATTGAGCCCATTCGGATTGCAAAAAAGAAACTCGAAAATGTAAGATCATTATTACCCTACATACCTTCAGTGTATCATCCATTCTACAAGAGTTTACAAGAGGATGTCAGCCCTGATGTTGCTGATGAGGTCGCCGAGTTGGTTGATTAA
- the LOC140451086 gene encoding uncharacterized protein translates to MKFHMKRTLKNINLTYEEFLTLLTQIKCILNSRPLFAKSEDPSDLEPITPSHFLTLRPLVSIPEPNLLPIPVNRLSRFQHVQQLHQRFWNRFSKEYISQLHQSYKWHHSSTNNIVPGSLVIIRDTNLPPCRWIMGRIIKLFPGKVGENRVAEIKTSNGLITRSTRHLFPLPIED, encoded by the coding sequence ATGAAGTTTCATATGAAAAGAACGCTtaagaatataaatttgacaTATGAGGAATTTCTCACCTTGCTTACccaaattaaatgtattttaaattcgaGACCATTGTTTGCCAAATCAGAAGATCCATCTGACTTGGAACCAATAACTCCTTCCCACTTTTTGACATTACGTCCTTTAGTCTCCATTCCTGAACCAAATCTCTTACCTATCCCAGTGAATCGACTAAGCAGATTCCAACATGTTCAACAGCTACATCAGAGATTTTGGAACCGCTTTTCCAAAGAATATATCAGCCAGCTACACCAATCCTATAAATGGCACCACAGTTCTACCAACAACATTGTACCCGGATCCTTAGTTATCATCCGTGATACCAATCTACCTCCATGCAGATGGATTATGGGaagaataattaaattatttcctgGTAAAGTTGGAGAAAATCGAGTAGCTGAAATCAAAACTTCCAATGGACTCATCACCAGATCTACACGACATTTGTTTCCACTGCCAATAGAAGATTAA